In the genome of Nocardiopsis composta, one region contains:
- a CDS encoding ABC transporter ATP-binding protein encodes MTVRLHNDGAEAAGETAAPPVLAAAGLRVAFPGRGGRGTARAVDGVDLEVGAGEIVALVGESGCGKSTLARALLGLVRPTEGRVLFSGEPLDYRGRALKRYRHRVQLVQQDPSGSLNPRHTVYEAVAEGLRIHEGATAEEERRVADALSRAGLRPPERFFTRYPHELSGGQRQRVVIAGALILDPEVIVADEPVASLDASVRGEILRLILDLRDELGLSALVVTHDLGLAWNIADRVAVMYLGRVVEVGTVEEVLSDPRHPYTRALLSVLPEADAGEPVVLAGEPPDPTRIPSGCRFHARCPVLASGEAEREGIADRCRTEDPGALPASGGDRAACHHARLHREAGAGE; translated from the coding sequence ATGACGGTCCGATTGCACAACGACGGCGCCGAGGCGGCCGGGGAGACGGCGGCGCCGCCGGTGCTCGCCGCGGCCGGGCTGCGGGTCGCCTTCCCCGGCCGGGGCGGGCGCGGCACGGCGCGCGCGGTCGACGGGGTCGACCTGGAGGTCGGCGCGGGCGAGATCGTGGCGCTGGTCGGTGAGTCCGGCTGCGGCAAGTCGACGCTGGCCCGGGCGCTGCTCGGGCTGGTCCGCCCGACCGAGGGCCGGGTGCTGTTCTCCGGTGAGCCGCTGGACTACCGGGGCAGGGCGCTCAAGCGCTACCGGCACCGGGTCCAGCTGGTCCAGCAGGACCCCAGCGGCTCGCTCAACCCGCGGCACACCGTCTACGAGGCGGTCGCCGAAGGGCTGCGCATCCACGAGGGCGCCACGGCGGAAGAGGAGCGGCGCGTCGCCGATGCGCTGTCCCGGGCCGGGCTGCGCCCGCCGGAGCGCTTCTTCACCCGCTACCCGCACGAGCTCTCCGGCGGGCAGCGGCAGCGGGTGGTCATCGCCGGCGCGCTGATCCTGGACCCCGAGGTGATCGTCGCCGACGAGCCGGTGGCCTCGCTGGACGCCTCGGTGCGCGGCGAGATCCTCCGGCTGATCCTGGACCTCCGCGACGAGCTGGGCCTGTCCGCCCTGGTCGTCACGCACGACCTCGGCCTGGCCTGGAACATCGCCGACCGGGTCGCGGTGATGTACCTGGGCCGGGTGGTGGAGGTCGGCACGGTCGAGGAGGTGCTGTCCGACCCGCGGCACCCCTACACCCGGGCGCTGCTGTCGGTGCTCCCCGAGGCCGACGCGGGCGAACCGGTCGTGCTGGCCGGCGAGCCGCCGGACCCCACCCGGATCCCGTCCGGCTGCCGGTTCCACGCCCGCTGCCCGGTGCTCGCCTCGGGCGAGGCCGAGCGGGAGGGCATCGCGGACCGCTGCCGCACCGAGGACCCCGGCGCCCTGCCCGCGTCCGGCGGTGACCGGGCCGCCTGCCACCACGCCCGGCTGCACCGGGAGGCCGGCGCGGGCGAGTGA